A region of the Montipora foliosa isolate CH-2021 chromosome 8, ASM3666993v2, whole genome shotgun sequence genome:
aaaggatcaactttatttaagtgtctagtcgttctagcactggagcattaattggggacactgtaaacagaaattaacaattactgcaaatcaagtcaactgTTGGATTTTGAGAAGAGGGTAAccaaaaccggagtacccagagaaaaccgctcggtgcagagtggagatcaaaccaacaaacccaacccacatatgacaccaagtctgggaattgaacctgggatacattggtgggaggtgattGCTCTCACTGGTCACTGccccatccctgcaccccagccTTTGCTCATATGTGATATGTGGATGAATAAAGTTGCTTCTTACTTCTCTCAAAGTTGATTTCATTCACAAGATGAAATACCGTATTATAATACAATTTTCAAGGTTAAAAATAATCGAAAGACTAGAAGTACACAAAAAATTAGGATGCTACTTTGGAGGTACACAAAATATATCCAACTCTCAACAACAAAAACACCATACTACATGTACCTTCTCCTGCATTCTGTGAGGGCTTGGTCCTGTTCAGTCAACTCTCCTCGACTGTCTTCCAAGAATGAATTCATCACATCAACAAAGGGCTGCTGCAGCTTTTCCTCACTTTTTTTAATAACAATGGAAAGTTTTCTCTCACATGAATCAAGCTGTCTTTTCAGGCTGCTTACATCAACTTCTATGTCTTCAAATGTAATCTGAGATGCTACTTTAAGGTCATGTGGTTCAGGCAATGGAAACTTGGAATTAATGGTCCCTGCATTCttgcaaaaattgtaaaaaattgaaaaccatTATCAGTCATTAAGAAAAAAGGATGAAGAGGAAAACCCAGTTCATTCAAAGTATGCAGTGACAAGATCAATCTACATTGCTATGCTCATCCTTACTACAGGCACATTTTACTCAAAATTAATACAGTGTATGGGTCCCatataattttcaaaaaattgaaaaaatcagTGTCATACCACAAAGTACATTCTTAAATCATTGTTTTCCTACCCAGACGCTTCACTGGCTCTTTTATTCTGAAACTACAATGGTTTTGATAACTTTGAAAAAAGGCAACAGTGTATAGCATAGTTTAAAGACTGTTTTGCATGACGAAAAATAAATTCATGTACCTGATCAAATTGTTTAATATAGGTGCGCACAAGATAATGCAGCAAATTTAATGAGTTGTCTTTGCATTTTACATCTTTTAATTTGGGAAGTATATCCAACTCAAAGCCATCTGCTTGTCCTCGGGCAACATTTCCGCCATTCATGTAGTTTCCAAAAGCAAGAACCAGACCAAGAATGTTGCTTATCGCTTCACTTGTTTTTAACATCTAAGAAGGAAAAGAAGTGACAGTATGAAAGTATTTACATGCAGTACACAGGTTGCTTTCTGGTGTTACATgtagtatatacatgtacttagGTACTCCAACAGTtacattacatgtacagtaatccTGCCAGAGCCATGTCCATCAAGGTTGATTACGTGCTAGGGAAATCTCAATCTATCAAGCTGGGACTTCAGGATGCAATCAGGGTGTTCAACACACCAAGCTTACAAATTTCACCTGTAATGTCACTAATTCTATCTTCTTTGTCTTCTCCCCTATCTACAATATAGTGGGAATAACACCACTTTGTACCTGGACTGAAATTACCACAGTCAAGTTATCAGTACATGTGTACCTAAAAGGTGTATAATAATATGCTCTTGTGTTAACCTTTCACGTAACCTGTAGTCGATAATAAAATCTACAGAAACCTTGAAACTTTATAAACTCTTTAGTAAATCAGTAACACTAATACCTCACAAACTAATCTGAAGTTGGTAAGTTTCTGTCCAATTTCTGTGAGGGAGTCAGTCACAGTTGTCCTAAGCATCATGCAAAACAGTCGTTCCTCATAGCAGCTTATTTCGGATAATTCCAAGAAGAACTGCTCTGGTCTATCAAGAACTGCATCAGAATGTGTCTtgcagaaagaaaaaacagcttGAAGCTCATCTTCCGTTGGTCTCTAGATGtcacacagaaaaaaaaacaactcacATTAATAATATTGCTCTAAAATCAATGGTTGCAGCCAAATATTTTGTCCTGACTTCTAAATATTGcttcaaaaaatgaaacattttctaACATTAAATAGTTGAAGTGAAACACTTTACAGTGCTCGactttttcaggaaaaaaccTAGGGGCCAACTGGCCCtaagttttcagatttggtcgCCAACTCAAGTATTTTATTTGTCAAAAAATTTTGGGCTGAGAATCAGAGCGCATACCGCGGCTTTGACAGCCAGAGATGGGTAAAAATAGTTGCAAAGTTTAAATACTGGATAACTTGACTTAAAAATAAAGCATTGGTTAATTCCAGCAGTCCCCCCTCCTTTCCCCTCTTCCCTGGAAACCCCGGGGCATTTgcaattttatcgcggcccgggggctgggcattTGTTGAAGATTGGCTAGTCTCTCAGGAACTAGACAAACTTGTGATGTTttaaaggtacatgtatgttttctcaattttagatATTTCTTAATTACTTGTAAGCATATAAATATACAAAGCAACaacttgaactatattttgtTTATCACATATCCAGAGATTGAAAATAATCAACTTGAACACGACTACAGCTGTATTTTGCATTtcacattcaaaactagcctacaTTGTAgcattttttaaattcatgaaagtcAACCTGGAGTGCACTTTAAAATACTTTAGGTTTGCTAATTCGAATGATGCGATCTTCACTTGAGACAGATCTTGCGAGCTTAAAATGCAATGcatcatcatttaaaatgtcACGATTCTTCACAAAAAACATAGCCTGTGTATACAGGCCTGTGCATTAGCCCTCTTCCTTTGTCCCCACCCCGGTTcatttagacagcttatgtgtccTCACCCCAAAGAATTTTCCCATttcccattcacccctaaactggcctaaattggccatacttagtaatattttactctgtctaacgccagacgattttactcgtcaatggggaacccccaggagtcaaagggttaaaaaaaatgtcaacaCCTGGGGCTTAGCCTGGGAGTGGGGGGGAAGGTCTCTGCCGGAATTGAGTAATGCATAAATTGGACAAAAAGTATTTCAATCATAACATTGCTAGCAAATTCGATTGTGACTGTTCCAGacatcataataattatatccCTATTTATATTCTACACAGGTTATTCAGCAGTtgagcttgaaattcagaaatactCAGTCCTCTGAATTTGTTAGATAATCTTAATTAATGCTTCAACGAATATAGGATAGACTTTAGCCGGGTTGAGTTCAAGCCTCTGTCATTTTGGCGAGTCAAAATGTAAATATGAACTAAGCTGCATCAGCTTCCGTCACGCAAGCGACAAAGCGAGAGCGGTAGAGCAGTAGATCTCAGTTTGTGTTTCCTTAAGGATACGTGAACACTGTTTTCAAAGGCGACAGTAATGGCCGCAGGAATAGCAGAATTACACGCACATATCATGCACGTAAGTCCGCCATATTGTGCGCAATTTACACGCAAATTACTTGTGTGTTACGCGAGAgtaaaaaaatacacaaaagtGTGAGTAAATAATTACATGCAAATTCTTTACAGtgcgtgtaaaattttacacgcaGAGTTTCGTGTAAAAGAGGGCAGAGTATTCACTGTTGTACATCAATTTGTAGTGGCTTTTTCTGGAAGAAAATGTTGCATGTCTAATTGTCCTAGTGGTTTCCAAAGAATTTATTCagctttgcatttcaacattttcatgaCAAAAGTCCACTTTGGTTGAATAATCAAGACTTGGTTTGAATGACTGTTGTTGCTGGCACATCTGGGGTCGTCTTCGGAATATCACTGCATGTTTGGCTGGCTGAACACATGTTTGCGTTTGTTCCTTTTTCGTGTACCGTTTCAGTGGGTGAGTTCTGAGTTTGCTTGTTTTTCGGCAATATGTCATGCTGTCAAGCATTTCCACCGATTGTTCGCTCGCtccaataataatttttaatttttaattgattAAATATGGGAAAACCAGATCAaggaaatttcacttagcaatgTTTGAAATGAGAGCTAAGGATTTATTGATGGATAATGGCAGCAATCCAAAGATAAAACCCTATTCCATTGTCAGATTATGTACATTGCTACATGTAAATGGAAAATACACACAAGCCGCGTGTAATGGACATAGCAATTTCACTCATGTCAAATTACATGCAGACTGCGTGTaatttcaggtgtctataacaGTTCGTGTAAAATTTACATGCACGTAACACGCGCGCATAAATCCGCCATCTTGCACGCATTTTACACGCGTGTAGGTGCTGCTATTCCTGTGGCCAGTACTGTACATGCGTGAAAGCGCGAAGTATAGTCCGCTATTGGACATTCATTGAACTCATTCATTGCTCAATCAGGGAATCAAACCCCAagcacattggtgggaggcaatgATAACACCATTTTGTCAGCCTTGCCCCTGTGATGTAGGAAACCCAGGAAAAGACATGCTCTCTCTTCCTAAACCTTACTACAATAACCTTTTAACTGTACTCACAATTTCAAAGAGAGAAGTCAAGCTTTCTTGATCCAAAATAGCAGTGTTCACGTTGTACAGAGCATCTCTGATCTCATCCATTTGAACATGAAGACTTCTCAGGAAAATTCCAACGGCCTGGGATCTCTTGTTATCCAATAAGTGGACAACTTGTTGTTTAACTCTCTTTGTGGAATTAGATGAGAGAAGGGCCCCTTCTGATTTCCTCTGCACCTTGGCAAACATTTCAGCAAAATCACTAACATTGATAGCTGGTTCTTCCAGCATTGCCCATACTGTGTCACTTGACTGTGCTGCTGGATTTATGACTGGATTTAGTTGTATCCGCTTCCAAAACAGTGGCTTCATTGGGA
Encoded here:
- the LOC138012641 gene encoding formin-2-like, yielding MYPGAGLPVTRTPPSSPSLTRCMHYPPPLPCPPQLSTLSLAPENQIFPVPGKPSDPNHSGHAVESVPKPPSPTPVLSLSGTSASPNVPAPPPPPPPPPPFLGMLPCLSVPPSSQGIPTCPDVPPPPVPPPLPGILVSPNIPPPPPAPPVPDGISACPGIPPPPPPAIPMVFPPPLSLAARKQSVFRKKVVTPAFPMKPLFWKRIQLNPVINPAAQSSDTVWAMLEEPAINVSDFAEMFAKVQRKSEGALLSSNSTKRVKQQVVHLLDNKRSQAVGIFLRSLHVQMDEIRDALYNVNTAILDQESLTSLFEIRPTEDELQAVFSFCKTHSDAVLDRPEQFFLELSEISCYEERLFCMMLRTTVTDSLTEIGQKLTNFRLVCEMLKTSEAISNILGLVLAFGNYMNGGNVARGQADGFELDILPKLKDVKCKDNSLNLLHYLVRTYIKQFDQNAGTINSKFPLPEPHDLKVASQITFEDIEVDVSSLKRQLDSCERKLSIVIKKSEEKLQQPFVDVMNSFLEDSRGELTEQDQALTECRRRYTSLWKFFSGKSATACSPPQDFFELWAKFSTDFMVFWKREQQLIAKQMYEETKRKVYTEKVEGLVVKPAKVTGLKFKLASSRK